In the Gossypium arboreum isolate Shixiya-1 chromosome 10, ASM2569848v2, whole genome shotgun sequence genome, one interval contains:
- the LOC108459198 gene encoding transcription elongation factor TFIIS-like — protein sequence MERELVDLFEAAKKAADLAAATDAVSEVSRCVDALKQLRAFPVSYDILVSTQVGKRLRSLSKHPREKIQTVASDLLELWKKVVIEETTKGKKNGTSSAIKSEKLPKPSAVKSEKLSNTENVKAEKVSKDNSVKSVKVEKREANGDVAMAKKSDRGEMGKVEKICKDDRQSPNVKKSSQPPAGPPKLTSMVKCNDLVRDKFREILVEALSKVPSEVDGDMLDQVTACDPIRVAVSVESVMFEKMGKSNGAQKFKYRSIMFNIKDPNNPDLRRKVLLGEVKPERLITMTPEEMASEQRQREINEIKEKALFDCERGVAPKATTDQFKCGRCGQRKTTYYQMQTRSADEPMTTYVTCVNCNNHWKFC from the exons ATGGAGAGGGAGCTGGTGGATTTGTTCGAAGCTGCCAAGAAAGCGGCTGATTTAGCCGCTGCCACCGACGCCGTTTCCGAGGTTTCCCGATGCGTCGATGCCTTGAAGCAGCTCAGGGCTTTCCCTGTCTCTTACGATATTCTTGTTTCTACTCAg GTTGGGAAAAGGCTTCGATCTCTCTCTAAGCATCCCAGGGAGAAGATTCAAACTGTGGCTTCTGACTTGCTTGAACTATGGAAAAAGGTTGTTATCGAGGAGACTACCAAAGGTAAGAAAAATGGCACCAGTAGTGCCATTAAGTCGGAGAAACTTCCAAAGCCAAGTGCCGTGAAGTCTGAAAAGCTCTCCAATACAGAAAATGTAAAGGCTGAGAAAGTATCTAAAGATAATTCAGTAAAATCTGTCAAAGTTGAGAAGAGGGAAGCAAATGGAGATGTTGCAATGGCCAAGAAGTCAGATCGGGGAGAGATGGGTAAGGTTGAAAAGATTTGTAAGGATGACAGACAATCACCGAATGTAAAGAAATCATCGCAACCACCTGCTGGTCCACCAAAGCTGACATCAATGGTCAAATGTAACGATCTTGTGCGTGACAAATTTAGGGAGATTCTTGTAGAGGCGTTGTCTAAAGTCCCGAGTGAGGTTGATGGGGACATGCTTGATCAAGTGACTGCTTGCGATCCCATCAGAGTTGCTGTGTCTGTAGAATCTGTGATGTTTGAGAAGATGGGTAAATCAAATGGGGCCCAGAAATTTAAGTACAGATCTATAATGTTCAACATTAAGGATCCAAACAACCCAGATTTAAGGAGGAAGGTTCTTCTCGGAGAAGTGAAACCAGAAAGGCTTATTACAATGACCCCAGAGGAAATGGCAAGTGAACAAAGGCAAcgtgaaattaatgaaattaaagaaaaagcTTTATTTGATTGCGAGCGAGGTGTTGCACCAAAGGCAACGACAGATCAATTTAAGTGCGGTCGTTGTGGTCAACGCAAGACCACTTACTATCAAATGCAGACAAGGAGTGCAGATGAACCTATGACAACCTATGTTACGTGTGTCAACTGCAACAACCATTGGAAATTCTGTTAG
- the LOC108459208 gene encoding uncharacterized protein LOC108459208 — protein MATPEIHVSVRKPLQPKNTAAADVNFVVVMKEGSKTKQVKSKPKQEHRLDNDSNKENLNHHHHPVTVYATPTKKKKVEASLDLDSSLAEELSAMRKRLERLRLDKEKTEKMLKEREAVLDSQLKEMEDRGLFQKQLEIEVDRLFRLKELKSYCMRISPIKSLRERQQGGRKNNVVQSVDIKAAAEWEEESMDENTLQSPTPSDSSEFVGENNND, from the exons ATGGCGACGCCTGAGATTCATGTCAGCGTACGTAAGCCTCTCCAGCCAAAGAACACAGCTGCCGCCGATGTCAATTTCGTAGTGGTGATGAAGGAAGGCTCAAAGACTAAGCAAGTAAAGTCAAAGCCCAAGCAAGAGCACCGCCTGGACAATGATTCAAACAAGGAGAACCTGAACCACCATCATCATCCCGTGACCGTTTACGCTACACCCACGAAGAAGAAGAAGGTGGAGGCGTCGTTGGATTTAGATTCGTCGTTGGCGGAGGAGCTCAGCGCCATGAGGAAGAGGCTGGAGCGGTTGAGGTTGGATAAGGAGAAGACGGAGAAGATGTTGAAAGAGAGGGAAGCTGTCTTGGATTCACAACTGAAGGAGATGGAGGACAGAGGTCTATTTCAGAAACAGCTCGAAATCGAGGTTGATAGATTGTTCAGATTAAAGGAGCTCAAATCTTATTGCATG AGGATATCTCCAATAAAGTCACTGAGGGAGAGACAACAGGGTGGCAGGAAGAACAATGTAGTGCAATCAGTG GATATAAAAGCTGCTGCAGAATGGGAGGAAGAATCCATGGATGAAAACACATTGCAGAGTCCAACTCCATCAGATTCATCTGAGTTTGTTGGAGAGAATAATAATGATTAA